The sequence GGCCGCGCCCATAAATATAAGGATAGTCTTGGGTTTTGCGATCGCTGCGATCGCTAACAGTCGGCAAATCAGGAGCATAAGGAATATCAAAGGCGGTGGGATGGGGTGGCAACTCTGTCACTACTTCAGCAGTTACAGAGAAATCATCGCGCAAGCCTATCAAGCGGAGATAGCTAGCCTCTGGAATTTCAAAGACAGTGCGATTTGGATCAACTCTTGTACCAAAGGGGATTGCTATATTTTGCCCGCCGCTAACTAGCCATACAAAATCAGGATCAAGAGGCGGGATTGAATTTTTCCCCGCAGGTAAAGTTAGCACTCGTGCATCTTGCCAAGCATTGCGAGCCTGCTGCGTAAAATCTTTAGGAGACTGAGCACGACGATCCATCTCGATCGCAAATAGATCAAATACTTCTGCTGAAGAAACTTGAGAGCTAAAAGCATTCTTAAAAGTAGGATAGCGATCGCAAAGCTGCCAAAAATCAGTTGCGTCTAGAGACAAAAAAGTACTTTCAACAGAGGCGATCGCCGTTTCGCAGGGCAAGTCACGGATCAAACTCGCCCATCCGATTACCATCCCAGGCTTGATGGTCTCTAGGGTCGTAGGAGATGTTGTTTTCGGCACTTGGGCTAGTAGCCTTGCTTGACCTTCCCATAAAAACAAAACTTGGGATGGCATGGTTTCACGACGCAAGATTATCTGCCCCATCCGATAGCGCAAAGGCTGAAGGCGATCGCTCAGTTCTTTCACAATCAAGTGATCAAGATTTTTTAATAAGGGAATACGATCAATGAGGTCTTGAATAGCATTAGTGTTGGTAAACATGTGATTTAATTCAATGATCTTAAAAAGAGAAATAAAGAGAAAAACAAGAGAGCTTAACAATGATCAAAACTTTTTCTGCAAAGTTTGTTCTTGCAAAAGTTCCTCAAAAAGTTGGTTGAGTAGGAGCTGCGTAGTTTGATCATCAAACTGAGCGGGCATAAACTTTTCTAGTCGTAAAATTACGAACCATTCTTCTAATGGAAAAGGTGAATGTATTTGCTGGGGAATGCTATGTCTCAATTTTTCAATGAGCGCTGAAGGGAGTTTATTGAGCAATAGAGGTCCAATCATGCCACCTGTTTGAGCTTCTACACCCTGAGAATATTGAGATGCAACCTCTGCGAAAGTCTGTTCGCCATCTTGAATCCGAAAGAATAATTCTTGTAAAAGCTCAGGATTTTTGTGGCGAATCAGCGAATAGATAACACGATCTAGGCTAGTTCTACGATTTAAAAATGTTGATTCGAGACGATTGCCCCAAGTCTGCTGCTTAAATTTTTCGATTTTAAACTCGCGTAGAGCGATCTCCTTAAGTTGTAGGTCAGTAAGACTATAAGCTTGACAATAATTTTGTATAGCTTCTTGTGAAATTAACTTGTAGCGCTGCTGAAATTGTTGCAAAGCAAGATTAATTTCTTCTGGCGCAATGGTAATGGAGGCAATCACGCGATCGATCGCTAGTTCTCGTTTAAAACTTGGCAACAAGCGATAGGTCGCTAAAAGCTCCCAAAAATTTCCTTCCTCAATTTTGAAATTATCAATTGTCAAGTAACCCACCATAATTTTGAGAGAAAATTATCACAATTCCAGCCAGCTATGCTGTAGTACTTTGCACATGAGAGTCTACTTGAATTCCTTCGGGGAGAAGGTAGTGGCTACAGAAATTCTCAAATTGAGCGCAAAGCGTTATAAATTCTTTATTTTTGCCGTAGAGTGAAATCTAAGTTTTACTCTTCATTACTGTATTTATAGAATGAAAATAACATTAAATTATATATATTTCAGGACAAGTGAATCTTGATTAACTCTAAGTACTTGTGCAAAATAAATTACACAAACCCGTAAAGTTGAGACCCTGCGGTGCTCAACTTTACGGGTTTGGATATGTAATTAATTATGCCTATAGCAATCCTAAATGGTTTGAGAGAGTGCGCCCCTTCGGGGCTCACTCTCTCAAACCATTTAATCTCACAAATAAAATAGGATTGCTATAGCTACTTAAATTATGACTAGCTACTGATAAGTAATTCAAATTATGAAACCAATTTGGGTTTGTCCAGATCCTGAAGCGTTGGACAAACCCAAATTGGCTTTTTAAAAGCTATCCGTAAGCGGACTTTCAAAAAACCAATTTTAAAAATGAGAATTGCTGAACTCTATAGTTTGCTTCTATATAGTTAAGTGATATTGTGTAGGTGTTCGTTCAGTAAGTAGTAAACGAGAGGGATTTGTTTGACTCAGTCAATTAATCTACCCAAGCTAGACGACTTTTTGCAAGAGCTTGCAACGATACAACAGCAAGGCTCAAAGCGAATTGCGTTTTTAGGTTCCCGCCATGTGCCATTAACTCATCAACTGCTGATCGAACTGCTCAGCTATGCCTTGGCTCTGTCTGGCAACAGTATTATTACCTCTGGAGCAACAGGTACAAATTTTGCTGCAATTCGGGGTGCTCTGCGAGCTGACCCAAACTTGTTGACCGTAATTTTGCCTCAAAGTCTTGATAGACAGCCCTATGAATCTCGTGAGCAGCTAGAAAATGTGATTCATTTAATTGAGCATGGCGAAAATGACACGCTATCTTTAGCTGAAGCAAGTAGTAGATGCAACCAAGAAATTATCTCCAAGTGTCAGCAACTAATTTGCTTTGCGTTTCATGGTAGTGAGACTTTATTGCAAACTTGTCAGGATGCTGAAGAGCAACGCAAGGTTGTAACTCTATTTTATTTTGATTAGTTGTATTAAGTAGTAGGGTGCGTTAGCGCAGCGTAACGCACTGTAAAAATTAGAGAGTGCGTTACGCTGTGCTAACGCACCCTACGGTAAATCTAAAATATATAAAAAAGCGTCTAGCGTTTTTTATATTCTGTTGATTGAATTGTTTATAAATGAAGATTATGAGTAAGACAATTAAAGGCAAAGTATTTGTCTTGGATGACAATATTGATACTGACCAAATTATTCCTGCGGAATATCTCACGCTTGTACCGTCAAAGCCTGATGAGTACGAGAAGCTTGGTAGCTATGCAATGATCGGACTCCCCGATCGCTATGATCGCTTTATTCCTGAAGGTGAAAGCAAAACGATCTATTCGATTATTATCGCGGGTGAAAATTTTGGTTGTGGCTCTTCCAGAGAACATGCCCCGATCGCACTTGGAGCAGCAGGATTAGATGCCGTAGTTGCTCAGTCCTATGCCAGAATTTTCTTCCGTAACTGTACGGCAACGGGTGAGTTATATCCTTGGGAATCAGTTGATTGTTTGGTTGATCGCTTCAAAACTGGGGAAGAAGCAACCATTGATTTTGATAACAATCAAATTATTAATGAGACGACTGGCGAAACCTTTGCGCTGAAGTCCCTTGGCGATGTGCGACCTGTTATTGATGCTGGCGGGTTATTTGATTATGCTCGTCTAACTGGCATGATTCCTACTCGTGTGTAAAATTTATGTCATATCACATTCGTATTCATGATCGCCAAAACGATAAGCTCTATGAAGCTGATATCCAAGGCGATCGCTATATTCTCGAATCTTTAGAACTGCAAGGCATCGATTTACCTTTTTCTTGCCTAAATGGTGCTTGTACAGCTTGTGCAATGCGAGTCAAATCAGGAAAAATTGATCAGCATGAGGTAATTGGTTTATCCAAAACATTACAGGATGAGGGATATGCGTTGATTTGTTCGAGCTATGCCCAGTCAGACTTAGATCTAGAAACCCAAGATGAGGATGAAGTCTATAAGTTGCAGTTCGGTAACTTTTTTGCCAAACGCAAGCGCCACTGGTTTCAGTTTGGTATTCCCATTGATCATGACTAAATTGTTTAAAGGGCGCAAAGCGCCCTTTAAACTTTGAATTATGCCGCACAGCCTATGAACTCTAAAGCAGGAAAAGAAAACGCAATCGCTAAATCGCCACCGCGTTTATTTATTTTGGTTGTGCTATTAGTTGCTTTTTTAGTGATTGCGAATATGGCGATCGCTTTTACGCAGCCCAAGGAAAAAGTAAATGGTGAGCTATGGATTATTAATCGAGTTGTCAGCGGACAAACGGTAGAAGCATCTGTGGTGAGTAATCCCAATATGACTGTACAACGAGTGAGATTATTAGGGATCAGTGCGCCACTCAAAGAGCAGTCTCCTTGGGGAGATCGCGCTCGTCAGCGTTTGTCGGATCTCATTAAAGAGCAGAAAGTAATTTTAGAGTTTGATGTTAAGCAAAAAGATAACTCTGATCGATTGCTTGCTTATATTTGGAAAGATAATTTATTAGTTAATCAATATTTGGTGTCAGAGGGACTAGCGATCGCTGATTCCTATTCGCCCAATGTAAAGTACGACGCAAGAATTAGTCGCGCCCAATCTAAAGCGAGATTGCAAGAAATAGGGATTTGGGACACACAAAACCCATTGCGTCTTAGTCCTAGAGATTTTCGTCGCCAGTTAAGTAATTAACTTTAATCCTAAAAATGGGTTTTGAGATAATTTCCTGAAGCGAGCATTATCTCAAAACTCAATTTAATATCGCAAATAGATCAGGATTGCTATCAGCAATTCTCATTATGAAACTGATTTTGGTGTTTCCAGCGCCAAAGGCGCTGGAAACACCAAAATCGGTTGTTTGAAAGCCCGCCAACGGCGGGCTTTCAAACAACCGATTTTGATAATGAGAAATGCTGGGATTGCTATAGCTCAAAAAACATCAGGTCAGTAGCTCAAAAATATTTATACGTCTAGTTTTTAAGAGTAATTTAACTTTCTCTGATAATCAACAAAATCGAGTAAAATATTTTGTGTTACTTAAAGCCTATAAGCAATCTTTTTCTATCTAAAAGTGCTGATAAATACCCACAATACTTGCTTACTACTAATCGGTTTTCAGAATGATTATTTCTCACCGAATGGGATTTTGCACGGTGTAGTTGAAGAATCTTCTAAAGTTACGAATGTATTATCTAATACACTTCATCTCCTAAATTGCTTAGAGCAAACTTCAGTTTTGATCGTAGAAACCCCAATCTTCTTTACCCCTGGGTACAAAGAAATAGTTGACCCGATTGGCATTCTCCAAACGATTAAAGAAGTAGGAGCTTTCCAAGAAGGGACTGAAGGCTCGCAAACCATCGATGAACTGAGTCAATTTCAAAATCGGATTTTGCGTATTTCTGGGAAACGAGGTTTTAACGCCTTTGTCAACACGAATCTGAACGAAGTACTGCAACAACATGCGATCACAAATATCATTTTGGCGGGAACCGTTACCTCTGTTTGCATTGATTCCACTGGGCGTTCCGCGCATGAACAAGGCTATCAGGTTACTATTCTCTCCGATTGCACCTCAGCAAGGACTGTGTTTGAGCAATCATTCTATTGCGAAAACATATTTCCTCTCTATGCTAATGTCATCACTCACACTGAGCTTTTAAGCCAGCTTGAACTTAGCTTATGAATCCTGATGAAATTACAGATGAACTTAATGTACAGATTCAGTATCGCTTGATGGAGAAACTCTCAGAATCAGAGCTACGTTATCGTGAGTTAGTTGAAAGCTTAAGAGAGATTATTTTTAAGTGTGATCCATCAGGGTGTTTCACCTTCCTCAACGGAGCTTGGACGAAGACCTTGGGGTATAGCATTGCTGAATCTCTATCTCGACCACTTTTCAGCTTTCTTGCTCCAGACGATCTTGTCCAAGGACAGCAATTGCTAGAGCAATTTCAAAAGCAGCAGGCAGTGATTTGTCAGGAACTGCGATTTCAACATCAGACGGGGGAAATTGTTTGGCTTGAATTGTCAGCTTATTTTAGTAATCAGAATGAGCTTGGGGGCTCTTTAATCAATATCACTGACCGTAGGCAGGCAGAAACTACTTTAAACGAAATCAAAGAAGCTCTAGAAACACGGGTGGCACAGCGGACAGCAGAACTCAACCAAGCTTTGCAAGATTTACATCGGACGCAGACCCAAATGGTGCAGACTGAAAAAATGTCTAGCTTGGGGCAGTTGGTGGCTGGTGTTGCTCATGAAATCAATAACCCAGTCAACTTCATTCACGGCAATCTGGCCTACGCAAATCAATACATCGCTACTTTGCTCAAGGCGATCGCTTTGTACCAGCAGCATAGTATTGGGCTTAATGATTCAGTACTCGCAGAGTTAGAAACATTAGATTTAGATTTTTTGGCGGAGGATCTAACCAAATTATTAGCATCCATGAAGGTTGGTTCAGATCGTATTCGCCAAATTGTTTTGTCACTGCGTAATTTTTCTCGATTGGATGAAGCTGAATTTAAAGCAGTCGATATCCATGAAGGTATTGACAGCACATTAATGATTTTGCAGCATCGCATCAAAGATCAAAATAATAATTCGGGAATCCAAGTGGTTAAGCATTATGGCAAGCTACCGATGGTAGAGTGTTACGCTGGACAACTGAATCAGGTATTTATGAATTTGTTGACCAATGCGATCGATGCCCTCGAAGAGATACCCTACCCGAAAAAAAATCATGAAGGTAATCTTCAATCGGCGGATTGGCGACCAACTATCGCCATTGGTACTGAATTAAAGCCTAGTGACGAGTTCCTTGACGTTGATTCGGTTGAGATTCGGATTAAGGACAATGGTATGGGTATGCCTCAAGATGTAATAAATCGTATCTTTGAGCCGTTTTTTACCACAAAACCTATTGGGAAAGGGACAGGTATGGGATTGTCGATCAGTTACCAAGTTGTGTCTGAACGCCACGGGGGGATTTTACAGTGCATATCACAGCAGGGGAATGGCACTGAATTTTTAATTCGGATTCCGATGATTCAGGAAGAAATTCCGACATAGTTCTATACCAAAAAAAAATATATAAACTAATTAGGGACTTGTGGCTTAATAAAGTACCAAATATAAAACCAGAATCGGTGGGGTGGCGAAGCCACCCCACCGATTCTGGAAAATCTGGATTGGTATTTTATTTTCTCGCAAGTCCCTTAGCTTGATCTACACATTACTTAGTATATTTTGCCAATAGGCTCACATGACTCATAAATAACATCTGAACGCATCGCATACTTTATTCCTCGCCGCACGGGACAACCTTCATGACGTATTTTATGTTGGAAGATAGCGACCATGCCACGTTTAGGGATTATCGTTTGTTCAATTTGCTCTTGAAATCGTGTTTCCCCACCTTCAAAGTCATCATTGAAATATACGAGAACGGTATGCAAAGTAATTTGATTCACTTTCGGACGATACCAATGATCCATATGTGGCTCAAAGCGCTGTCCCATGAGGTAGCGATACATTCTAAGCCGTTCATTGAGACCGACTAACTTAAGCGTATTAATTTGCTTTGGTAGATGAAGGTACAGACGACGAAATAATTCCTCAGCAATTTTGGTGTCGTCCTTAATAACGCGGTCTTGATCTCGATAGAGTGGATTATTAGTAGCAACCGTGGGAGACGAACTTTCAATAAACTCTATAAAGCGATCGCATTCTTCCTTTGTATAAACATCATCTACTAACCAGAGTAAAGGTTCGTTCTCAAAGCGCATGGGGATTTGCAATGGCATACAAGTCTACAGGTTAGATAATTTTGGCTGAAATACTAATGAATTCTCTCGGTTTAATTGTAATTTTGGGAGCAACGGCGACTGGCAAGACTAGTCTGGCGATCGCCCTTGCGAAATATCTAAATGCACCAATTTTGAGTGCTGATTCGCGACAAGTTTATCGCCATTTTGATATTGGTACGGCGAAACCGACGATGGAAGAACGTCAAGGTGTTCCCCATTACTTGATTGATATTATTGAGCCTGATCAAACTTTGACTCTTGCTGATTATCAAGACAAAACACAAACTTTAATTGCCAAGTTTCATGCTGAAGGAGTCACGCCTATTTTAGTCGGCGGCTCAGGTTTGTATATTAAGGCAATTACAGCAGGGCTAAAAATTCCTAGAGTAGCTCCACAGCCTGAACTGCGATCGCAATTTGAGGAATTAGGACAAAATTATTGCTATCAGGTTCTCCAACAAGTCGATCCTATGGGGGCTACCAAAATTCATGCCAACGATCAAATCAGAACTTTGCGATCTCTAGAGGTTTTTTATGTAACGGGGCAACCCTTATCAGTACAACAAGGCGAGCAGCCGCCTGATTATCCGATTGTACAAATCGGTTTGGATTGTGAGGATCTCGATGTTTATCGTAAGTTAGTTAGCGATCGCACCGAGCAAATGTTAGAGAATGGCTGGCTTGATGAGATTCGTGATTTACAGAACCATTTTGGTGCAGATTTACCACTTTTAAAAACTTTGGGCTATGGCGAAATGTCAGATTATTTAGCTGATAAAACAGATCTGGAAACTGCCAAGTTACTCACGGTTACTCATACCTGCCAATTTGCCAAGCGTCAGCGCACATGGTTTCGCGGTTCAGGTAATGGTGATTTACCAATACATTGGTTGCGATCGGGTAGTAGTTGGGAACAGGCGATCACACTCCTATAAAAAGCCTTGCTACGCAGGGCTTTTTATAGTTATAGTCAAAATATAAGAGTCGGCGCTTTGCGCCGACTCTTATATTTTGAGGATTTATGAATAGCAATGGATATATTATTTGATCTTGTCCATAATCGAGAAGATTGGTAAGTACATACCGACAATAATCGAACCAACCATGCCACCCAATACAACGATCATTAATGGTTCCATCAAACTTGTCAGCGCTTTTACCGCTTCTTCAACTTCATTTTCATAAAAGTCAGCCACCTTCATGAGCATCTTATCAATTTCACCAGTTTCTTCCCCGATACTGACCATTTGCAAAGCCATGACAGGAAATACTTCAGTTTTTTCCATAGCAGGAGCAATTTGACCACCTTCTCTTACCGCATTTCGTGCCGATTCGATCGCATTAGAAATCACCAGATTACCAGCTGTCTCACCAGTAATTTCGAGCGAAGCCAAAATTGGCACACCTGCACGCGAGAGTGAACCAAAAGTACGCGCAAATCGAGCCACCGCAGTCTTGACGACAAGATCTCCAAACAAAGGCAACTTCAAGAAAACGCCATCAAGGTAGAGTTGTCCAGCAGGAGTTGAGTAGACGCGCTTATAGACAAATACAAGTGCAAAAGCTGTAGCTGGAAGAATAAATATCTTCTCACTCTTTAAAAAGTTGCTGATATTCACCAATATTTGGGTAAATGCTGGCAATTCACCACCTAAGCTCTTGAATACACCATCAAACACGGGAATGATGAAAATACACATCGCTAAGAAGATGATCACAGCGATCGATGAAACTACTATCGGGTAAGTCATCGCTGATTTGATCTGGTTAGTCAAGCGGGCAGAATCTTCTAGTAATGTCGCTAGACGAGCTAAAACATCATCTAATACACCACCCGTTTCCCCTGCCTGAACCATTGCGCAATACAACTTATCAAATACTTTTGGGTGTTTACGCAACGCATCGGAAAAGTTAGTACCTTGCTGAACATCGTCAAGAACTTCGGTGAGGGCGATTTTAAGTCTTGGATTAGCGCATTGATCACACATTACGCCTAAACCTCGCACCATCGATACACCAGCATTAACCAAGGTTGCCAATTGTCTTGAGAACAAAGCTAAATCCTTGACAGTCACCTTTTTCATCGTGAAGGCTGCAAAGTCAAAACCGCCCTTTACCTCTTTAACATCTTGAACATAAAAGCCTTTTTGCTTCCAAGTATCACGAGCTTCTTTAAGAGATACCGCAACCATGGTTTGCTGGACTGCCTTACCTTTGGAGTCTTTGAGATTAGCCTGAAACTTCGCCATTATTGCACCTCTTTAATAAGAATTATGGATAAAAAACTATCTTGCTAGCCACTAATTGATCGCGACTTGATCATGTCTGGCGATCGCAAATCTCCAGTTGCTTTTCTCTTCATCACAGGAGCAGGGTTGGGACCAACCACGCGCAACAACTCTTCAGGGCGCGAAGTCTTAGACATCGCCGCTTCAAAGGTAATATCACCATCCATATATAACTTTGCTAAAACCGACTCAAGGGTTTGCATCGATTCTTTACCACCCGTTTGGATAAAGCCATACATCTGTGCAGTTTTACCTTCACGAATCAGGTTGGAAATCGCAGGTGTAACCACCATAATTTCCTGAGCCATTACTCGCCCAAATTGCCCAGGTTGAGGATTATGTCTTTGCACAAGGGTTTGGCTTAATACCGCGACAAGAGAGTTAGAGAGTTGCACTCGAATTTGACCTTGCTGCTCTGGTGGAAATACATCTACCATGCGATCAACAGTCTGAGAAGCAGAACTCGTGTGCAATGTCCCAAATACTAAGTGTCCTGTTTCGGCGGCAGATACTGCAAGCTGAATTGTTTCTAAATCTCGCATTTCACCTACGAGAATTACATCTGGATCTTCACGCAGAGCCGCTTTTAACGCATTAGCAAATGTTTTGGTGTCTTCTCCAACTTGACGCTGGTGAATCACACTCTTTACAGACTCATAAACAAATTCAATCGGATCTTCAACAGTGAGAATATGCTCAGCACGGGTTTTGTTGATCGTTTGAATCATTGCCGCCAACGTAGTGGTCTTTCCTGAACCCGTTGGGCCGGTAACTAGCACTAACCCACGAGGCTTTTCACTAAGTTCGCGCACAATTGGCGGTAAGTTTAGATCATCCATATCGGGGATTTTGGAAGAAAGCGCCCGTAGGCAAGCAGCATAGGTTCCCCGATCTTTGTAGACATTGACCCGAAATCTGGCTAGTCCCTTAACGCCATAGGAGCAGTCTAGCTCCCAGTTTTGTTCTAGCGCTTTGCGCTGATTGTTGTTGAGCATCGCAAAAATCAAGCGCTGACATTCCTCAGGAGTAAGCGGATCGCGATCGGTGCGGGTGAGGTGACCGTTGATACGAATATAAGGGGGTAGCCCTGCGGAGATGTGAAGGTCAGAACCTTTACGTTCTACGACCTCTTCCATCAAGTCTTCAATGATGTAGTCCATTACCATAGCGGGCTATTCTCCTGATCTAATCCTAGTAAATTCATGATTCCCTATGTAGCTGATAAAAACTACGTTTTGCACAAACTTTAAAAAATGCTCTAGTAAAGTTACCAGTATTTGAGCCTTGCACTTTGCACAAGGCTCAAATACTAATCTAGAAAGTTCTAGCCGTTGTGCAATAAGGGCATTCAATTGTTTCGGGTGTGAGCATAGCATCACAGTTGTCGCATTCCAGTCCTTTGCCTCGTCGGGCACGTTCTTCAGCTTCTCGCCCCTTGTCGGTATAGACGACTCGTAGAACTTCATCCAGTGTAGTTGCACCATTTCTGACAAGATCAAAGGCATACGCCATGAGGGTTTTCATACCTTCTTGGACGGCAATCTCTTTGATGACTTCAGTGGTTGCGCCTTTGTTGATGGCACTTTGCAAGCGTTCGGTCATTTTCATGATCTCGTACACACCTGCTCGACCTTTATAGCCAGAACCGCTACATTTTGGGCAGACTCGTTGGTTGGGAAGCATTGCTTCGCGGTTGACGACGTTAGAACGGTAGAAGGTTTTTTCTAAATCGCTACTAGGCAGTCCAAAGCGATCGAGTTCTTCTTGGCTAGGGTTATAGGGAATACGGCAGTTATCACAGACGCGGCGAAGTAGACGTTGAGCAAGTACACCAATAATCGCAGTACTTGCCATAAATGGTTCTACGCCCATTTCTTCGAGACGGGCAATACTGCTAGGTGCGTCGTTAGTGTGCAATGTGGTGAGAACTAAGTGACCTGTTAATGCAGCCTCGATCGCAGTTTTAGCAGTTTCAGCATCTCGTGTTTCTCCAACAAGGATTACGTCTGGATCTTGACGTAAGAAAGCTCGGAGAATACTGGCAAAGGTCATGCCCTTTTCCCGTAGCACTTGGCATTGGGTCAAACCAGGTAAGTTATATTCGACAGGATCTTCGGCTGTACTGATGTTGATACCAGGATCATTACATTCAGCAAGAGTCGAGTATAGGGTGGTGGTTTTGCCTGATCCTGTAGGCCCTGTAACCAAAATTAGTCCATAGGGGCGTTTGGCAAAGCTTTGCATCAGTTCTAAGCTTTCGGGATCGCTGATCAGTTTATTAAGCCCAAGTTGAGTGTTGGAGTTATCGAGAATTCGCAAAACTACTTTTTCACCGTTTTGGGTGGGGCAAGTATTCACGCGGAAATCTACACGCCGACCTTGGAAGTTGCGTTTCAGTTTTCCATCTTGAGGAACGCGCTTTTCAGCAATATTCAGGTTGGAAATAATCTTAAAGCGCGAGATTACAGCATTGACAATGTTACGGGGTAAGCGCTTGCCTTCACTCAGGAAGAAGTATTCGCGCAGTACGCCATCTTTACGAAGACGGATGCAAAGGTCTTTTT is a genomic window of Pseudanabaena sp. BC1403 containing:
- a CDS encoding peptidylprolyl isomerase encodes the protein MGYLTIDNFKIEEGNFWELLATYRLLPSFKRELAIDRVIASITIAPEEINLALQQFQQRYKLISQEAIQNYCQAYSLTDLQLKEIALREFKIEKFKQQTWGNRLESTFLNRRTSLDRVIYSLIRHKNPELLQELFFRIQDGEQTFAEVASQYSQGVEAQTGGMIGPLLLNKLPSALIEKLRHSIPQQIHSPFPLEEWFVILRLEKFMPAQFDDQTTQLLLNQLFEELLQEQTLQKKF
- a CDS encoding DNA recombination-mediator protein A — encoded protein: MTQSINLPKLDDFLQELATIQQQGSKRIAFLGSRHVPLTHQLLIELLSYALALSGNSIITSGATGTNFAAIRGALRADPNLLTVILPQSLDRQPYESREQLENVIHLIEHGENDTLSLAEASSRCNQEIISKCQQLICFAFHGSETLLQTCQDAEEQRKVVTLFYFD
- a CDS encoding 3-isopropylmalate dehydratase; this translates as MSKTIKGKVFVLDDNIDTDQIIPAEYLTLVPSKPDEYEKLGSYAMIGLPDRYDRFIPEGESKTIYSIIIAGENFGCGSSREHAPIALGAAGLDAVVAQSYARIFFRNCTATGELYPWESVDCLVDRFKTGEEATIDFDNNQIINETTGETFALKSLGDVRPVIDAGGLFDYARLTGMIPTRV
- a CDS encoding 2Fe-2S iron-sulfur cluster-binding protein; this translates as MSYHIRIHDRQNDKLYEADIQGDRYILESLELQGIDLPFSCLNGACTACAMRVKSGKIDQHEVIGLSKTLQDEGYALICSSYAQSDLDLETQDEDEVYKLQFGNFFAKRKRHWFQFGIPIDHD
- a CDS encoding thermonuclease family protein — its product is MNSKAGKENAIAKSPPRLFILVVLLVAFLVIANMAIAFTQPKEKVNGELWIINRVVSGQTVEASVVSNPNMTVQRVRLLGISAPLKEQSPWGDRARQRLSDLIKEQKVILEFDVKQKDNSDRLLAYIWKDNLLVNQYLVSEGLAIADSYSPNVKYDARISRAQSKARLQEIGIWDTQNPLRLSPRDFRRQLSN
- a CDS encoding cysteine hydrolase → MNTHNTCLLLIGFQNDYFSPNGILHGVVEESSKVTNVLSNTLHLLNCLEQTSVLIVETPIFFTPGYKEIVDPIGILQTIKEVGAFQEGTEGSQTIDELSQFQNRILRISGKRGFNAFVNTNLNEVLQQHAITNIILAGTVTSVCIDSTGRSAHEQGYQVTILSDCTSARTVFEQSFYCENIFPLYANVITHTELLSQLELSL
- a CDS encoding ATP-binding protein: MNPDEITDELNVQIQYRLMEKLSESELRYRELVESLREIIFKCDPSGCFTFLNGAWTKTLGYSIAESLSRPLFSFLAPDDLVQGQQLLEQFQKQQAVICQELRFQHQTGEIVWLELSAYFSNQNELGGSLINITDRRQAETTLNEIKEALETRVAQRTAELNQALQDLHRTQTQMVQTEKMSSLGQLVAGVAHEINNPVNFIHGNLAYANQYIATLLKAIALYQQHSIGLNDSVLAELETLDLDFLAEDLTKLLASMKVGSDRIRQIVLSLRNFSRLDEAEFKAVDIHEGIDSTLMILQHRIKDQNNNSGIQVVKHYGKLPMVECYAGQLNQVFMNLLTNAIDALEEIPYPKKNHEGNLQSADWRPTIAIGTELKPSDEFLDVDSVEIRIKDNGMGMPQDVINRIFEPFFTTKPIGKGTGMGLSISYQVVSERHGGILQCISQQGNGTEFLIRIPMIQEEIPT
- a CDS encoding 2OG-Fe(II) oxygenase; amino-acid sequence: MPLQIPMRFENEPLLWLVDDVYTKEECDRFIEFIESSSPTVATNNPLYRDQDRVIKDDTKIAEELFRRLYLHLPKQINTLKLVGLNERLRMYRYLMGQRFEPHMDHWYRPKVNQITLHTVLVYFNDDFEGGETRFQEQIEQTIIPKRGMVAIFQHKIRHEGCPVRRGIKYAMRSDVIYESCEPIGKIY
- the miaA gene encoding tRNA (adenosine(37)-N6)-dimethylallyltransferase MiaA, translated to MNSLGLIVILGATATGKTSLAIALAKYLNAPILSADSRQVYRHFDIGTAKPTMEERQGVPHYLIDIIEPDQTLTLADYQDKTQTLIAKFHAEGVTPILVGGSGLYIKAITAGLKIPRVAPQPELRSQFEELGQNYCYQVLQQVDPMGATKIHANDQIRTLRSLEVFYVTGQPLSVQQGEQPPDYPIVQIGLDCEDLDVYRKLVSDRTEQMLENGWLDEIRDLQNHFGADLPLLKTLGYGEMSDYLADKTDLETAKLLTVTHTCQFAKRQRTWFRGSGNGDLPIHWLRSGSSWEQAITLL
- a CDS encoding type II secretion system F family protein; translation: MAKFQANLKDSKGKAVQQTMVAVSLKEARDTWKQKGFYVQDVKEVKGGFDFAAFTMKKVTVKDLALFSRQLATLVNAGVSMVRGLGVMCDQCANPRLKIALTEVLDDVQQGTNFSDALRKHPKVFDKLYCAMVQAGETGGVLDDVLARLATLLEDSARLTNQIKSAMTYPIVVSSIAVIIFLAMCIFIIPVFDGVFKSLGGELPAFTQILVNISNFLKSEKIFILPATAFALVFVYKRVYSTPAGQLYLDGVFLKLPLFGDLVVKTAVARFARTFGSLSRAGVPILASLEITGETAGNLVISNAIESARNAVREGGQIAPAMEKTEVFPVMALQMVSIGEETGEIDKMLMKVADFYENEVEEAVKALTSLMEPLMIVVLGGMVGSIIVGMYLPIFSIMDKIK
- a CDS encoding type IV pilus twitching motility protein PilT, translated to MDYIIEDLMEEVVERKGSDLHISAGLPPYIRINGHLTRTDRDPLTPEECQRLIFAMLNNNQRKALEQNWELDCSYGVKGLARFRVNVYKDRGTYAACLRALSSKIPDMDDLNLPPIVRELSEKPRGLVLVTGPTGSGKTTTLAAMIQTINKTRAEHILTVEDPIEFVYESVKSVIHQRQVGEDTKTFANALKAALREDPDVILVGEMRDLETIQLAVSAAETGHLVFGTLHTSSASQTVDRMVDVFPPEQQGQIRVQLSNSLVAVLSQTLVQRHNPQPGQFGRVMAQEIMVVTPAISNLIREGKTAQMYGFIQTGGKESMQTLESVLAKLYMDGDITFEAAMSKTSRPEELLRVVGPNPAPVMKRKATGDLRSPDMIKSRSISG